From one Colletotrichum destructivum chromosome 3, complete sequence genomic stretch:
- a CDS encoding Putative amino acid permease/ SLC12A domain, SLC12A transporter family, giving the protein MGGDDRRASLSSMEQTGKKSKLGAVSGVYIPVCLNIFSILMFLRFGWILGQVGLLGMLGLLVTAYLVDFLTTLSLSAIASNGEVKGGGAYYVISRSLGPEFGGSIGVLFYLAQVLNTALNVVGLIDCIKLNVGESFPQGYWTVYLLQTLALLLCAGLCLAGSGTFAKASNALLVILTLAIVSIPISAAFKSPFHDSELGVRFTGFSVETLVDNFAPHTRSESYKGFETFREVFAILFPATSGIFAGASMSGDLHNPSKDIPKGTLWAMMTTFIAYLVVVFSMAATTTHASFLNNTNIISVTSLSMPLILAGECAVTFFSAVMGLIGAAKLMQALARDKLLPGLLPFSRGTKKADEPVQAILLTYVLAQIAMFANLNQIATLISMGYQMTFFVMNLACFLLKIGSAPNFRPAFKFFSWETAFAGSIMSAAAMFFIDQTYAATAVCLLVSLFCLIHYLSPPKRWGDVSQNLIYHQVRKYLLRLRPEHIKFWRPQIILLINNPRSQTRLIQFCNSVKKGGLYILGHVIVTDDFNSGVHEARLQQAAWTKYISEFSRIKAFVQLTMSPTITWGIRNLILSAGLGGMRPNIAVMGFYNMDELRSSRPSVQVPKPPSPTAPNVHRPPKTKERPVRRRRGDTSARLMDGFLPTDVIKTEGMMSVTSYMTMLEDLALRYKLNVAIGKGFEELETPRKDNANIKRHIDLWPIQMSAEVLSDGKSVLTTNFDTYTLILQLGYILYSVPTWHKVYNVRVMVFVEYESEVEEERARVKALLDKLRIEAEVIVFWLASGNLNTYELIINGQSNDIESQIMVHDILKEEEWWDDLQRFRGREPNLDSTEELTSFANIIESTAGRPGVFNPHVPLEDIESGRRPSLVHFGEIPRKPTVSNLSRLGVSVGIHTSHLGDEIFEEESNSDGEISEQEQQPSCLDSDSEFENGDGEYSDDEMPEFEAPRRPLLAGQGRGRGRGRSQSDDLLMGSAKQRRGVSSKSAAPATDYGTMVSQARAEGQSGTSHIGPVDNISAPPTPLERPVLDRNITARSLGGFRSAGVKTYYDATPGSASGYATPARPTLSRQSSAVRFSSRPVPETRTDVEGTSGPTIMFADTTEEETPRAEQPAFSRQTSSGRVPSRPVPEMKVTAADEPSYPTSTFPEPSCRSRKASVASTADPGYVHMNMAELVGRYRLDSRVDGSGEGSPYSTQGIALSFNDLPSRAQHVILNELMRQNSKDTAVLFTTLPVPTEGTCHDEQASVQYLSDIEVLCHELPPVMLVLSNNMTVTVGL; this is encoded by the exons atgggcggcgacgacagaCGAGCAAGTCTCTCCAGCATGGAGCAGACCGGCAAGAAATCCAAGCTGGGAGCTGTCTCGGGCGTTTACATACCCGTCTGCCTCAACATATTCAGCATTCTCATGTTTCTCCGTTTCGGCTGGATCCTCGGCCAAGTCGGGCTCCTGGGCATGCTTG GACTGCTGGTCACGGCCTACCTTGTGGACTTTCTGACGACACTCTCGTTGTCTGCTATAGCTTCAaacggcgaggtcaagggcgGGGGCGCCTACTATGTCATCTCGAGGTCTCTCGGCCCCGAGTTTGGCGGTTCCATTGGCGTGCTGTTCTATCTCGCCCAGGTTCTCAATACTGCCCTCAACGTCGTCGGTCTGATTGACTGCATCAAATTGAATGTTGGAGAGTCCTTCCCCCAGGGATACTGGACCGTCTATCTTCTCcagaccttggccttgctgCTCTGCGCCGGATTGTGCCTCGCGGGGAGCGGCACGTTTGCCAAGGCCAGCAATGCGCTGCTTGTCATACTCACGCTTGCCATCGTTAGCATCCCCATATCTGCCGCTTTCAAGTCTCCATTCCACGATAGTGAGCTAGGCGTGCGCTTCACCGGGTTCAGTGTCGAAACGTTAGTCGACAACTTTGCCCCTCACACAAGAAGCGAGTCGTATAAGGGGTTCGAAACTTTCCGAGAGGTTTTCGCCATCTTGTTTCCCGCAACGTCAGGAATCTTTGCAGGCGCTTCGATGTCGGGAGACTTGCACAACCCCAGCAAAGATATCCCGAAAGGGACTCTCTGGGCAATGATGACCACCTTCATTGCGTACCTTGTTGTAGTCTTCTCCATGGCTGCCACCACGACGCATGCCTCGTTTCTGAACAACACAAACATCATTTCGGTCACAAGCTTGTCAATGCCGCTGATTCTTGCCGGGGAGTGCGCTGTCACTTTTTTCTCTGCCGTCATGGGACTGATAGGGGCGGCCAAACTTATGCAAGCACTGGCGAGGGACAAGCTGCTCCCGGGCTTGCTGCCCTTTTCCCGGGGCacgaagaaggccgatgaACCAGTCCAAGCAATTCTCCTGACCTATGTCCTTGCTCAAATTGCCATGTTCGCAAATTTGAACCAAATTGCAACTCTCATTTCCATGGGTTACCAG ATGACATTCTTTGTCATGAATCTGGCCTGCTTTCTACTCAAGATAGGCTCGGCCCCTAATTTCAGGCCAGCTTTCAAATTTTTTAGTTGGGAGACAGCCTTCGCTGGGAGTATCATGTCTGCGGCGGCCATGTTCTTCATCGACCAGACATACGCGGCTACCGCAGTTTGCCTGctcgtctccctcttctGCCTGATTCACTACCTTAGTCCGCCCAAGCGCTGGGGTGACGTATCGCAGAACCTGATATACCATCAAGTGAGGAAGTACCTCTTGCGATTACGACCCGAGCACATCAAGTTTTGGAGACCACAGATCATCCTACTCATCAACAACCCGAGAAGTCAAACCCGACTGATTCAGTTTTGCAATTCGGTCAAAAAGGGGGGTCTGTACATACTCGGCCATGTCATTGTGACGGACGACTTCAATAGCGGCGTTCATGAAGCAAGGCTCCAGCAGGCGGCGTGGACCAAGTACATCTCGGAATTCTCCCGGATCAAGGCATTCGTGCAATTAACAATGTCCCCAACCATCACCTGGGGCATCCGGAACCTGATTCTGTCAGCCGGACTGGGCGGTATGCGGCCAAACATTGCCGTCATGGGGTTCTACAACATGGATGAGCTCCGAAGCTCGCGTCCATCGGTTCAGGTACCCAAACCTCCCAGCCCAACCGCTCCTAACGTCCATCGCCCACCAAAGACCAAGGAAAGGCCTGTACGAAGGAGGCGAGGTGACACATCGGCGCGTCTGATGGACGGGTTCCTTCCTACGGACGTTATCAAGACCGAGGGCATGATGAGCGTGACCAGCTACATGACCATGCTGGAAGACCTGGCTTTGAGGTATAAGCTCAATGTCGCTATCGGGAAGGGTTTTGAAGAACTGGAGACCCCACGTAAGGACAATGCCAACATCAAAAGACATATTGATCTCTGGCCGATTCAAATGTCGGCCGAGGTCTTGTCTGATGGTAAAAGTGTTCTCACAACTAATTTTGATACAT ATACTCTGATTCTCCAGCTCGGCTACATCCTCTACAGTGTCCCTACATGGCACAAAGTCTACAACGTCCGCGTCATGGTGTTCGTGGAATACGAAagcgaggtcgaggaggagagagcgCGTGTCAAGGCATTGCTTGACAAGCTACGaatcgaggccgaggtcatcGTCTTCTGGCTGGCTTCCGGAAATCTGAACACCTACGAGCTGATTATCAACGGGCAGTCCAATGATATCGAGTCCCAAATCATGGTTCACGACATACTCAAGGAAGAAGAGTGGTGGGATGACCTTCAGAGGTTCCGAGGTCGAGAGCCAAACCTGGACTCGACAGAGGAGCTCACGTCTTTCGCAAACATCATTGAGTCCACGGCTGGACGTCCTGGTGTTTTCAACCCCCACGTGCCATTGGAGGACATCGAATCTGGACGGCGTCCAAGTCTGGTGCACTTTGGAGAGATCCCTAGAAAGCCGACAGTCTCCAACCTTTCTCGACTGGGCGTCAGTGTTGGTATTCACACGTCTCACCTGGGAGATGAGATCTTTGAAGAAGAGTCCAACTCGGACGGCGAAATCAGCGAACAGGAACAGCAGCCGTCCTGTCTGGATTCCGACTCCGAATTCGAAAACGGCGACGGTGAGTACAGCGACGATGAGATGCCCGAATTCGAAGCTCCACGGCGTCCGTTGTTAGCCGGACAGGGAcgggggcgagggcgagggcgaagccAGAGCGACGACTTGCTCATGGGCTCTGCCAAACAACGACGTGGTGTGTCGAGCAAGagcgccgcgccggcgacggacTACGGGACCATGGTGTCGCAGGCCAGGGCCGAAGGACAGTCGGGAACAAGCCACATTGGACCTGTCGACAACATTTCGGCGCCTCCTACCCCGCTTGAACGACCCGTGTTGGATCGCAACATCACTGCCCGCTCTCTGGGCGGGTTCCGGTCGGCAGGTGTAAAAACATACTATGATGCGACGCCGGGAAGCGCATCTGGATACGCAACCCCCGCAAGGCCGACACTGTCTCGGCAATCGTCCGCGGTGCGCTTCTCGAGTCGGCCGGTGCCGGAAACGAGGACGGATGTCGAAGGGACATCAGGACCAACCATCATGTTCGCGGACACcacagaagaagagacacCGAGAGCGGAACAACCCGCCTTCTCGAGGCAGACCTCTTCAGGACGGGTCCCCAGTCGCCCCGTGCCCGAGAtgaaggtgacggcggcTGACGAGCCCAGCTACCCGACCAGTACGTTTCCGGAACCTTCGTGCAGATCGCGCAAAGCTTCCGTCGCATCTACAGCCGATCCTGGCTATGTCCACATGAACATGGCGGAGCTTGTGGGACGCTATCGATTAGACTCGAGAGTCGACGGGTCCGGAGAGGGCTCGCCTTACTCAACCCAAGGCATTGCACTCTCGTTCAACGATCTGCCGTCTCGCGCCCAGCACGTCATCCTCAACGAGCTCATGCGGCAGAACAGCAAGGACACGGCCGTGTTGTTTACCACACTGCCCGTGCCCACCGAGGGAACCTGCCATGACGAGCAAGCAAGCGTGCAGTATCTGTCGGATATCGAGGTTCTGTGCCACGAGCTCCCTCCCGTCATGCTAGTCCTGAGTAACAACATGACTGTCACGGTTGGGCTCTGA
- a CDS encoding Putative saf4/Yju2 protein: MSERKVLQKYYPPDFDPASLTRKRGPKQTGPKVQTVRIMAPFSMKCTTCGEYIYKGRKFNSRKETNPNERYLAIQIHRFHIKCTRCSAEIIFRTDPKIADYAVVKGALRNMEPWRNKEGEKESVDERLDRLEREEAEAAGEEEKNAMADLESKNEDARREMAAADALDEIRQRNARIQRSEKDGVDFSEYVVRPEDEESTRLEREDEEAARRAFAAARERASLMDLGEEIIDDEVKESFSGEAASSSSSSSSSSLSAAAASLRSGDGPETAEARAVRDTSMMPPPPPPVKRVVKKKKDYSAALGIKKKPSLV; encoded by the exons ATGTCCGAACGCAAAGTGCTTCAGAAATACTACCCTCCAGATTTCGATCCAGCGTCCCTCACGCGCAAGCGCGGACCGAAGCAGACCGGCCCCAAGGTCCAAACCGTCAGAATCATGGCCCCGTTCTCGATGAAGTGCACTACATGTGGAGAG TACATATACAAAGGAAGAAAGTTCAACAGCAGAAAGGAAACAAATCCTAACGAGCGATACTTGGCCATTCAGATACACCGGTTCCATATTAAATGTACCCGATGCTCAGCAGAGATCATATTCAGGACAGACCCCAAGATCGCCGACTATGCCGTAGTCAAGGGTGCGCTGCGCAACATGGAACCCTGGCGCAacaaggagggagagaaggagagcgTCGACGAGAGGCTGGACCGGCTggagcgcgaggaggccgaagctgccggcgaagaagagaagaatgCGATGGCGGACCTGGAATCAAAGAACGAAGACGCGAGGCGGGAGATGGCGGCAGCGGATGCGCTTGACGAGATTCGCCAGCGCAACGCGCGCATCCAGCGGTCAGAaaaggacggcgtcgacttCTCCGAGTATGTCGTCCggcccgaggacgaagagagTACGAGATTGGAGagggaggatgaggaggctGCGAGGAGGGCATTCGCTGCTGCGCGGGAGAGGGCTTCTCTCATGGACCTTGGGGAGGAGATTATCGATGACGAAGTTAAAGAAAGCTTCAGTGGAGAagcggcatcatcatcatcatcatcctcctcctcctccttaTCAGCCGCAGCGGCGTCACTAAGGTCAGGAGATGGGCCCGAGACCGCGGAGGCGAGGGCCGTGAGGGATACttcgatgatgccgccgccaccgcccccCGTCAAGCGGgtggtgaagaagaagaaggattACTCTGCCGCGCTTGGcatcaagaagaagccaTCACTGGTGTAA
- a CDS encoding Putative DNA methylase, N-6 adenine-specific, methyltransferase HemK, methyltransferase small, with translation MPRLPPSLIRRAHAVSPHVATLLPACRDISSAVTEFRWIRSHVVGVLKPPGARATEARIARLCARRGRGVPLQYVLGSQPFGALDIKCRPGVLAPRAETEAYALHLAEMIRSGRLPGLRDRELRIVDFCTGTGCIALALYEGLARWAERLSITGVDVSPTAIGLSRENLRHNADAGVLPPPTEAKSIVFQLSDVFDEAAMAALPRCDVLVSNPPYISRNVWTYGRGQMGYSVRKYEPKLALVPGDTAPTYEGCDHADVFYARLLEVAGRLRPKALLFEVGDQEQAARVARLVRRNHYTRQATCELWRDWPDMTPEEDEACKVDIDSERLAVRGSGNVRSVVVFQ, from the coding sequence ATGCCTCGCCTACCGCCCTCCCTCATCCGCCGCGCTCATGCCGTCTCACCGCACGTGGCGACCCTCCTCCCGGCATGCCGCGAcatctcctcggccgtgacTGAATTCCGCTGGATCAGATCGCACGTTGTCGGCGTCCTAAAGCCGCCGGGTGCCCGGGCTACGGAGGCCCGCATCGCCCGCCTCTGCGCAAgacgcggccgcggcgtgcCGCTGCAGTACGTCCTCGGCTCCCAACCCTTTGGTGCGCTGGACATCAAGTGCCGGCCTGGCGTCCTCGCGCCGcgcgccgagacggaggcgtACGCGTTGCACCTGGCCGAGATGATCAGGTCCGGTCGGCTGCCGGGCCTTCGGGACAGAGAGCTCCGCATCGTGGACTTTTGCACGGGTACCGGGTGCATTGCGCTTGCACTCTATGAAGGTCTCGCGCGATGGGCGGAGAGGCTGAGCATCACGGGCGTCGATGTTTCGCCAACTGCGATTGGGCTCTCACGAGAGAACCTGCGGCATAACGCTGATGCCGGCGtgctgccgccaccgaccGAGGCGAAGAGCATCGTCTTCCAGCTGTCGGACGTATTTGACGAGGCGGCTATGGCGGCGCTCCCGCGATGTGACGTCCTGGTATCGAACCCGCCGTACATCTCTCGCAATGTCTGGACTTACGGCCGCGGCCAGATGGGTTACTCGGTGCGAAAGTACGAGCCGAAACTCGCGCTGGTGCCGGGTgacacggcgccgacgtACGAAGGGTGCGATCATGCCGACGTCTTCTACGCCAGGTTGCTGGAGGTTGCAGGCCGGCTGCGGCCGAAGGCTTTGCTGTTCGAGGTGGGAGACCAGGAACAAGCAGCCCGGGTTGCGAGGCTCGTCCGGCGGAACCATTACACCAGGCAGGCAACCTGCGAGCTGTGGAGGGATTGGCCGGACATGACGCCTGAAGAGGACGAAGCTTGCAAGGTAGATATAGACTCGGAGAGGCTTGCGGTTAGGGGGAGTGGAAATGTACGGTCCGTGGTTGTTTTCCAGTGA
- a CDS encoding Putative gamma-tubulin complex component protein has translation MAFAAKLGALTDELVEVITSTPDKKISQERFNLLRESSLRSLRYHSFLRTNQFDVESQLVGLEERFRVHHREGLADAFRERLDALSRFRAKWHPDILHFILELADRPTQKTRLSDLELLKESEEDKQPPLRWEDIAKEDGWHEDAEIWRSIDYSDNSGDEYGDPQAEISSESDDTSLSTLDASLGREPEDFEISSSDEVALKEVFDSQAWRAETNRTASTRQHKVPITEFQATREALFMLQGLPTTLFQKDGIPDPAYQISRVAWDTYKALVTCFAESGRQLFQLRSFSKRPQTAPLFQVFRDNVIASLQSFDKSISSVQERLVVARQDTVVSMAAILEELRPQLEPLMSLSEIVRQLYDPANGGAFRFLELIYDEIAIAQLSGRDITYEFLGRIFFNCFQVYLRPIRLWMSEGQLMPGDKVFFVSESSTQVPLRQVWTEQFKLRRTSDGVLHAPGFLQPSVGKVFTAGKSIVVLKHLGKFESLRKLWDEQEPPLTFDTVCPPGLELAPFPELFTSSFNLWMQSKYHATSETLKQTLFDSCGLEANIEALQQLYLMADGAAADEFCKGLFARLDALRPDWHDRYSLSGLAQEAFSLRVDTTRLFVTVRLEGQKKSVVAARDLIRTALPEVFLQYRLPWPVQLVVTEDTITQYQAVFTLLMQIRRAVSLVQRNRILDELASRKDIWGSRALYYLLRSKLMWFCNCIQTYLATLVLAPYTENLRQSLRQAYDVDAMIGLHAMFMKQVVDAACLGRKLDPIRGGVLDILDLAARLEDAQSASVAEEAEEAQELSRLSIMSSPMKASPRRRKPAVYAEDSDDDRAGSFGGRAKRGAINAGKGYHQCLREIKTDFERYLRFICGGLRGVARASGDEAAVKWDLLAEMLEVGVKEGA, from the exons ATGGCGTTTGCTGCAAAGCTCGGTGCCTTGaccgacgagctcgtcgaagTCATCACATCGACACCAGACAAG AAAATCAGCCAGGAAAGATTCAATTTGTTGCGCGAGTCTTCCCTCCGTAGCTTGAGATACCACAGCTTCTTACGCACCAACCAGTTCGATGTCGAGAGCCAGCTCGTTGGCCTGGAGGAGCGCTTTCGGGTCCACCATCGCGAAGGCTTGGCGGACGCCTTCAGGGAACGTCTCGATGCCTTGTCACGGTTTCGAGCAAAGTGGCACCCCGATATCCTACACTTCATTCTGGAACTGGCCGACCGGCCAACTCAGAAGACACGACTGAGCGACCTAGAACTCCTGAAAGAATCGGAAGAAGACAAACAGCCACCGCTCAGATGGGAAGATATCGCGAAGGAGGATGGGTGGCACGAGGACGCCGAAATTTGGAGGTCTATCGATTACAGCGATAACTCTGGCGACGAATACGGCGACCCTCAGGCGGAGATATCAAGCGAATCCGACGATACCTCACTTTCAACCCTCGATGCCTCGCTCGGCAGAGAGCCAGAAGACTTTGAAATATCCTCCTCTGACGAAGTCGCCCTCAAAGAGGTCTTCGACAGCCAGGCTTGGAGAGCCGAAACGAATAGGACAGCTTCAACCCGACAGCACAAGGTGCCCATCACCGAGTTCCAAGCGACAAGAGAAGCCCTATTCATGCTCCAAGGCCTCCCGACAACACTCTTTCAGAAGGACGGAATTCCCGATCCGGCGTACCAGATTTCACGTGTCGCATGGGATACCTACAAAGCTCTGGTTACTTGCTTTGCTGAGAGCGGACGTCAGCTGTTTCAGCTACGCTCATTTTCAAAGAGACCGCAGACGGCGCCTCTCTTCCAAGTCTTCCGTGACAACGTTATCGCCAGCTTGCAGTCGTTTGACAAGAGTATCTCGAGTGTTCAGGAGCGACTGGTAGTGGCGCGCCAAGATACGGTTGTCAGCATGGCGGCAATATTGGAGGAACTCAGGCCGCAGTTGGAGCCTCTGATGTCTCTGTCTGAGATTGTGCGGCAGCTCTACGATCCCGCGAATGGCGGAGCGTTTCGCTTTTTGGAGCTCATCTACGACGAgatcgccatcgcccagcTCTCAGGACGAGATATAACATACGAATTCCTTGGGAGGATTTTCTTTAACTGCTTTCAAGTATATCTTCGACCGATCCGACTCTGGATGTCAGAGGGGCAACTAATGCCGGGAGATAAGGTCTTTTTCGTGTCAGAATCATCAACACAAGTGCCGCTTCGTCAGGTCTGGACAGAACAGTTCAAGCTAAGGAGAACATCGGACGGGGTACTTCATGCTCCCGGTTTTCTACAACCGAGTGTTGGGAAAGTTTTCACGGCCGGAAAGAGCATCGTCGTTCTCAAGCATCTTGGCAAGTTCGAATCTCTTCGGAAGCTTTGGGATGAGCAGGAACCCCCTCTTACATTCGACACCGTCTGTCCTCCTGGGCTAGAACTTGCGCCCTTTCCTGAGCTGTTCACCtcgtccttcaatctctggATGCAAAGCAAGTACCATGCGACTTCCGAAACACTCAAGCAGACACTGTTTGACTCTTGTGGACTGGAGGCGAATATTGAAGCATTGCAACAGCTCTACCTGATGGCTGAtggagcggcggcggatgaATTCTGCAAAGGGTTATTCGCTCGGCTGGACGCCCTTCGTCCCGATTGGCATGACCGATATTCGCTGAGTGGGTTGGCGCAGGAGGCTTTCTCCCTACGTGTTGATACCACTCGGCTCTTCGTCACTGTCCGGCTAGAGGGTCAAAAGAAGTCTGTGGTGGCTGCTCGCGATTTAATCCGGACAGCCCTGCCGGAAGTTTTCTTGCAGTACCGTCTGCCGTGGCCGGTTCAGCTCGTTGTGACTGAGGACACAATCACTCAATATCAGGCCGTTTTTACACTGCTGATGCAAATCAGGCGCGCCGTGAGTCTTGTTCAACGCAACCGAATACTTGACGAGCTGGCCTCCCGCAAAGATATTTGGGGCAGCCGAGCGCTCTACTACCTCCTTCGCTCCAAGTTAATGTGGTTCTGCAACTGCATCCAGACCTACCTGGCAACATTGGTGCTGGCCCCTTACACGGAGAATCTACGACAGAGTCTGCGGCAAGCCTATGACGTGGACGCCATGATCGGTCTCCATGCTATGTTCATGAAGCAAGTTGTCGACGCAGCTTGTCTGGGTAGGAAGCTGGACCCCATTAGGGGTGGTGTATTAGACATCTTGGACTTGGCCGCGAGGCTAGAAGATGCCCAGAGCGCTagcgtcgccgaggaggcggaggaagCCCAGGAGCTGTCCCGGCTTTCCATCATGTCCTCGCCGATGAAAGCGAGCCCCCGCCGGCGAAAACCGGCCGTCTACGCCGAGGACAGTGACGACGACAGGGCGGGAAGTTTCGGAGGCAGGGCCAAAAGGGGCGCGATCAATGCAGGCAAGGGCTACCACCAGTGTCTACGGGAGATTAAGACAGACTTTGAGAGGTACTTGAGGTTCATATGCGGGGGCCTCCGAGGGGTTGCTAGGGCttcgggcgacgaggcggccgtgAAATGGGACCTCCTAGCCGAAATGCTGGAGGTGGGCGTCAAGGAGGGTGCTTGA
- a CDS encoding Putative WD40/YVTN repeat-like-containing domain superfamily — translation MSFPDKPVAHLLGSNGPVHAVTYSASSGTYILTGSADRSIRLYNPASHDQPARYGATITNKKPGAPPTVPEGRLIQTYAAHGYEVLDLSVSSDNERFASAGGDRAVFLWDVATAKTTRRFGGNAHGHTARVNCVSFAGDGDSLVVSAGFDTSVRVWDAKSSSAKPVQVLDEAKDAVTALVVSGAEIVAGSVDGRVRSYDVRMGRCVTDVIGASVTSLRLTRDGKAMLLGSLDSKIRLMDRESGACLKTYADDAWRNEELRVQAVLGGKEKYVIAGDELTAGTGPAGLNGDGKIWAWDLLTGKLIATVRVPNPEGFEPKKKMLGKDGKEKERSNVVSCIAWRDDGWGDQFCVGGTSGVATVFGPF, via the exons ATGTCATTTCCTGACAAGCCGGTCGCTCACCTGCTGGGCTCGAATG GACCTGTCCACGCCGTCACGTACTCTGCCTCCTCCGGCACCTACATCCTCACCGGCTCAGCAGACCGCAGCATCAGACTCTACAACCCGGCGTCCCACGACCAACCCGCGCGCTACGGCGCAACCATCACCAATAAGAAACCAGGAGCCCCGCCGACGGTTCCTGAAGGCCGCCTCATCCAGACCTACGCCGCTCACGGCTACGAGGTCCTTGACCTCTCCGTCTCGTCGGACAACGAACGCttcgcctccgccggcggcgaccgcgccgtcttcctctggGACGTCGcgacggccaagacgacgCGCCgcttcggcggcaacgcGCACGGCCACACGGCGCGCGTCAACTGCGTCTCcttcgccggcgacggcgactcgctcgtcgtctcggcggGCTTCGACACGAGTGTGCGCGTATGGGATGCCAAGTCCAGCTCGGCCAAGCCCGtgcaggtcctcgacgaggccaaggacgccgtcacgGCGCTCGTGGTAAGCGGTGCCGAGATCGTCGCGGGCAGTGTGGACGGCAGAGTGAGGAGCTACGACGTGCGCATGGGACGGTGCGTGACTGACGTCATCGGCGCGAGCGTGACGAGCCTGCGGCTCACGCGCGACGGCAAGGCCATGCTGCTGGGGTCGTTGGATAGCAAGATCCGGCTGATGGACCGAGAGAGCGGCGCGTGCCTCAAGACATACGCGGATGACGCGTGGAGGAACGAGGAGTTGCGTGTGCAGGCCGTGCTCGGCGGGAAGGAGAAGTACGTCAttgccggcgacgagctcaCCGCTGGCACGGGACCGGCAGGGTTGAACGGTGACGGCAAGATCTGGGCGTGGGATCTATTGACCGGCAAGTTGATCGCAACGGTGAGAGTGCCAAACCCAGAGGGCTTcgagccgaagaagaagatgctgGGCAAAgacggcaaggagaaggagaggagcAATGTTGTCAGCTGCATAGCCTGGAGGGACGATGGATGGGGAGACCAGTTCTGTGTCGGTGGCACATCAGGAGTGGCCACCGTCTTTGGCCCATTCTAG
- a CDS encoding Putative glycosyl transferase, family 15, nucleotide-diphospho-sugar transferase, with protein sequence MAVARPVRALALAAVMLWCFFLYQIFGPERPISQKPVRYDNGRDPNLDPTGEPQGILTYASDDKYAPDAKDSARINATLLALVRNEELDGMIQSMVDLERTWNHKFNYPWTFFNEVPFTDEFKRRTQAATKAECRYELIPKEHWEMPSWINKDLYEESVKILKENDIQYADKVSYHSMCRWNSGMFYRHPALQHTKYYWRVEPKVHFFCDIDYDVFRYMQDNNKTYGFTINLYDAPMSIPTLWPETVKFLAQHPEYLHENNAMDWLTDKTGRPENNVNAHGYSTCHFWSNFEIADIDFWRSQAYEDYFQHLDRAGGFFYERWGDAPVHSIALGLFEDKSKIHWFRDIGYQHIPFFNCPNSNKCKGCVTGRFTDGEAWLHKDDCRPNWFKYVGMD encoded by the exons ATGGCGGTCGCCCGGCCAGTCCGGGCTCTGGCCTTAGCGGCCGTGATGCTTTGGTGCTTCTTTTTGTACCAAATTTTTGGCCCCGAGAGACCGATAAGCCAGAAGCCAGTGCGCTATGACAATGGACGGGATCCCAACCTCGATC CTACCGGCGAGCCTCAAGGTATTCTAACGTACGCCTCCGACGATAAGTACGCTCCTGATGCCAAGGACTCTGCGCGCATCAACGCGACGCTGCTTGCACTCGTCAGGAACGAGGAGTTGGATGGAATGATTCAGTCGAtggtcgacctcgagcggACCTGGAACCACAAGTTCAACTATCCTTGGACATTTTTCAATGAGGTGCCTTTCACCGACGAGTTCAAGAGAAGGACCCAGGCTGCCACCAAGGCCGAATGTAGATACG AGCTAATTCCCAAGGAACACTGGGAGATGCCGTCATGGATCAACAAGGATCTTTACGAGGAATCCGTCAAGATCCTCAAAGAAAACGACATTCAATACGCTGACAAGGTCTCGTACCACTCAATGTGCCGCTGGAACAGTGGAATGTTTTACAGACACCCGGCCTTGCAGCACACCAAGTACTACTGGCGCGTTGAACCCAAGGTTCACTTCTTCTGTGACATCGATTACGACGTCTTCCGATACATGcaagacaacaacaagacgTACGGGTTTACCATTAACCTGTACGATGCACCCATGTCGATCCCGACGCTGTGGCCCGAGACGGTCAAGTTCCTTGCACAACACCCCGAGTACCTTCACGAGAATAATGCAATGGACTGGCTCACCGACAAGACTGGTCGGCCTGAGAACAACGTCAACGCACACGGCTACTCGACCTGCCACTTCTGGAGCAACTTTGAGATTGCCGACATTGACTTTTGGCGCAGCCAGGCGTACGAGGACTACTTCCAACACCTGGACCGCGCTGGAGGTTTCTTCTACGAGAGATGGGGCGATGCTCCCGTTCACAGCATTGCTCTGGGTCTTTTCGAGGACAAGTCCAAGATTCATTG GTTCCGTGATATCGGATACCAGCACATCCCGTTTTTCAACTGTCCCAACTCGAACAAGTGCAAGGGCTGCGTGACCGGCCGCTTTACTGACGGTGAGGCTTGGCTGCACAAAGACGATTGCCGCCCGAATTGGTTCAAATACGTCGGCATGGACTAA